A window from Kluyveromyces lactis strain NRRL Y-1140 chromosome E complete sequence encodes these proteins:
- the RAD51 gene encoding recombinase RAD51 (uniprot|Q6XCZ0 Kluyveromyces lactis RAD51 Rad51p): MSQVEEVQTTQGHSQLMVSRTEEQMEDVQQRIQETDFMAEEDDVALAAFVPIEKLQVNGITSGDIKKLRESGLHTAEAVAYAPRKDLMEIKGISEAKADKLLAEASRLVPMGFVTAADFHLRRNEMICLTTGSKNLDTLLGGGIETGSITELFGEFRTGKSQLCHTLAVTCQIPLDMGGGEGKCLYIDTEGTFRPIRLVSIAQRFGLDPDDALNNVAYARAYNADHQLKLLDAAAQMMSESRFSLIIVDSIMALYRTDFSGRGELSARQMHLAKFMRSLQRLADQFGVAAVVTNQVVAQVDGGMMFNPDPKKPIGGNIMAHSSTTRLGFKKGKGPQRYCKVVDSPCLPEAECVFAIYEDGIGDPREDDD, from the coding sequence ATGTCACAGGTGGAAGAAGTTCAGACTACTCAGGGCCATTCTCAGTTGATGGTCTCACGAACCGAAGAACAGATGGAAGATGTTCAGCAAAGAATTCAGGAAACGGATTTTATGgctgaagaagacgatGTGGCTCTAGCCGCCTTTGTCCCAATAGAGAAATTGCAGGTGAACGGTATCACTTCTGGtgatatcaagaaactaAGAGAAAGTGGGTTACACACAGCGGAGGCGGTGGCATATGCCCCCAGAAAAGATTTAATGGAGATTAAAGGTATATCAGAGGCTAAAGCTGATAAGTTACTCGCTGAAGCGTCGAGACTAGTGCCTATGGGTTTTGTCACTGCGGCTGATTTTCATTTGCGTAGAAACGAAATGATCTGTTTAACTACTGGATCGAAAAATCTTGATACTCTACTTGGCGGAGGGATAGAAACCGGATCTATCACTGAACTGTTTGGTGAGTTTAGAACTGGTAAATCGCAACTTTGCCATACATTGGCTGTCACATGCCAGATACCTTTGGATATGGGAGGCGGTGAAGGCAAGTGTTTGTACATTGATACGGAGGGTACATTCAGACCGATTAGGTTGGTTTCGATTGCGCAGAGGTTCGGTTTGGACCCTGACGATGCTTTAAATAACGTTGCATATGCAAGAGCTTATAACGCAGAccatcaattgaaattgttgGACGCAGCTGCACAGATGATGAGTGAGTCAAGATTTTCGCTGATTATTGTCGATTCTATTATGGCATTGTACAGAACCGACTTCTCGGGACGTGGTGAGTTAAGTGCAAGACAGATGCACCTTGCCAAGTTCATGAGATCATTACAAAGACTAGCTGATCAGTTTGGTGTCGCAGCGGTAGTGACAAATCAGGTTGTGGCCCAAGTTGACGGAGGAATGATGTTTAACCCTGATCCAAAAAAACCGATTGGTGGTAATATCATGGCTCATTCCTCCACTACTCGTCTTGGATTCAAGAAGGGGAAAGGTCCACAGAGATACTGTAAAGTGGTAGACTCACCATGTTTGCCTGAAGCAGAATGTGTGTTTGCGATCTACGAGGATGGTATCGGAGATCCAAGGGAAGACGATGATTGA
- the SHC1 gene encoding Shc1p (similar to uniprot|P34226 Saccharomyces cerevisiae YBL061C SKT5 Activator of Chs3p (chitin synthase III), recruits Chs3p to the bud neck via interaction with Bni4p; has similarity to Shc1p, which activates Chs3p during sporulation), producing MAASASHVHPYAQHLAELNPMVVDIPELEVSGNVSSADFKADDEEPRALSGLSSPSFTVTGEKYANLRSNNNTPPNETPEYIRKHKRSESSNGNMSVNSIPSSGSRGSDRRVKSVVSFSSNAENPNRRSRSVDLSHLYLGGERDIRFTSTNELVADESHKRISTYLGNDSAASLLSRQKTIEMYKQNVKKSKNPDVLFQYSQYMLQTALTMNPTEFDDKKNEDGLTVEEQRQQFLKEALHYLKKLSVKGYKDAQYLLADSYSSGVFGKVNQKEAFSLFQASAKHGHVEAAYRTSVCFEEGIGTTRDSRKCIEFLKFAASRNHPAAMFKLGVYAFYAKMGLSDDLNTKKNGLKWLSRAAAKANRLTCAAPYEMAKIYDTGFLDILIADRKYAMELYIQAASLGHTPSATHLGRIYEVGNEVVPQDTLLSVNYYTIASHGGDPEAMMGLCAWYLIGAKPAFVADDNEAFEWALRAAKLGYPKAQFTVGYFYEKGKGCEPNTENAMKWYQLAADNKDPRALNKLKIKDRSSRKSKSLSTFNFNFLLDNNEEKGKRKSFHLNLDQDDKPGTFVDMEQNLTDPSKKNKRNNSIPVEQLQHPQQETPSTLSASLQKQSAMEHQNTLSASGQKSLHDQDVEKTPNLRSLSDPKLDKISIPQTKPALGENEKNGIDSIKKNLKSKSKRKNGEKTKKGCVIM from the coding sequence ATGGCAGCATCAGCCTCGCATGTCCATCCATACGCACAGCATTTAGCTGAACTGAATCCTATGGTGGTTGACATCCCTGAACTTGAAGTTAGTGGTAATGTTTCTTCTGCTGACTTTAAAGCCGATGATGAGGAACCTAGGGCTTTGTCCGGTTTGAGCTCGCCTAGTTTTACAGTAACCGGAGAAAAGTACGCGAATTTACGTTCAAATAATAACACACCTCCAAATGAGACACCTGAGTATATCAGGAAACATAAGAGATCTGAATCGAGCAATGGGAATATGTCTGTGAATTCTATACCTTCTAGCGGTTCTAGAGGCTCAGATAGACGGGTAAAGTCCGTTGTTTCTTTTAGTTCAAATGCGGAGAATCCGAAcagaagatcaagatcCGTAGATCTTTCACATTTATACCTCGGTGGTGAAAGGGACATACGATTCACGTCCACGAATGAACTTGTGGCAGATGAGTCTCACAAGAGAATTAGCACATATTTAGGTAATGATTCGGCTGCCTCGTTACTATCTCGTCAGAAAACCATCGAAATGTACAAACAAAATGTTAAGAAATCGAAGAACCCGGATGTCTTGTTCCAGTACAGTCAGTACATGTTACAAACTGCATTAACTATGAACCCCACCGAATTTgatgacaaaaaaaatgaagacGGGTTAACCGTGGAAGAGCAGAGACAgcaattcttgaaagaagcaTTACATTATCTTAAGAAATTGAGCGTTAAAGGTTACAAAGATGCACAATATTTACTCGCAGATTCTTACTCTAGTGGTGTCTTTGGGAAAGtgaatcaaaaagaagcatTCTCTCTTTTCCAAGCATCTGCAAAACATGGGCACGTCGAAGCAGCTTATAGAACATCGGTATGTTTTGAGGAAGGGATAGGTACTACCAGGGATTCTCGTAAGTGCATCgaatttttgaagtttgCTGCATCCAGAAACCATCCAGCTGCCATGTTTAAACTTGGGGTGTACGCATTTTACGCTAAGATGGGTCTTTCAGACGATCTCAATACGAAGAAGAACGGTTTGAAATGGTTGTCTCGTGCGGCTGCAAAAGCCAACAGGTTGACTTGTGCGGCTCCGTATGAGATGGCGAAGATTTATGACACTGGTTTCCTTGATATCTTGATTGCCGATAGAAAATATGCTATGGAACTTTACATACAAGCCGCATCATTGGGACATACGCCATCTGCGACTCATTTGGGGAGAATATACGAAGTTGGTAACGAAGTAGTTCCACAGGATACACTTCTTAGTGTAAATTATTATACAATTGCATCACACGGTGGGGATCCAGAGGCTATGATGGGGTTATGTGCATGGTATCTAATCGGAGCTAAGCCTGCGTTTGTTGCCGATGACAATGAAGCATTTGAATGGGCGCTGAGGGCGGCCAAGTTAGGTTATCCGAAGGCTCAATTCACAGTTGGATATTTCTATGAAAAGGGGAAAGGATGTGAACCAAACACTGAAAATGCTATGAAATGGTATCAGTTAGCTGCTGATAACAAGGATCCGAGAGCCTTGAACAAACTGAAGATTAAAGATCGTTCCTCAAGAAAGTCGAAGAGTTTAAGTAcatttaatttcaatttcttacTGGAcaacaatgaagaaaagggTAAAAGAAAATCGTTCCATCTGAATTTGGACCAAGATGATAAGCCGGGAACTTTTGTTGATATGGAGCAAAATCTGACGGATCCATCTAAGAAAAATAAGCGGAACAATTCGATACCCGTTGAACAACTGCAGCATCCACAACAAGAAACCCCAAGCACATTGTCTGCTTCACTACAAAAGCAGTCTGCGATGGAACATCAGAATACCCTGTCAGCTAGTGGTCAGAAGAGCTTACATGACCAGGATGTAGAAAAGACACCTAATTTAAGATCTCTTTCTGACCCCAAATTGGACAAGATCTCCATTCCTCAAACTAAACCAGCTCTTggagaaaatgaaaagaacgGCATCGATTCAATTAAGAAGAACTTAAAGAGCAAGAGTAAACGTAAGAATGGGGAAAAGACCAAGAAAGGTTGCGTGATTATGTGA
- the CMC2 gene encoding Cmc2p (highly similar to uniprot|Q3E7A4 Saccharomyces cerevisiae YBL059ca), whose protein sequence is MHPQLEAERFHSCIDLIQALDKCHRKEYYKRALGLCNNEKEALSKCLHEARLSGERRYILESREKKKVIEQKWKKLEEEEYGEDAILKKIIQRQLEKKRQDSQPSE, encoded by the exons ATGCACCCACAATTAGAGGCAGAAAGATTTCACT CATGTATTGATTTAATCCAAGCTTTGGATAAATGTCACAGGAAGGAATATTATAAGAGAGCGTTGGGCCTCTGTAATAATGAAAAGGAGGCTTTGTCTAAGTGTTTGCATGAAGCAAGACTTTCGGGAGAAAGACGTTATATTTTGGAATCAAgggaaaagaagaaagtcATCGAGCaaaaatggaagaaattggaggaagaagagtatGGCGAGGATGCcatcttgaagaagatcattCAGAGACAActtgagaagaagagacAAGATTCCCAACCATCTGAATGA
- the PUP3 gene encoding proteasome core particle subunit beta 3 (highly similar to uniprot|P25451 Saccharomyces cerevisiae YER094C PUP3 Beta subunit of the 20S proteasome involved in ubiquitin-dependent catabolism human homolog is subunit C10), with the protein MSDPSSINGGIVVAMTGKDCVAIGCDLRLGSQSLGVANNFEKIFHYGHVFLGLTGLATDVLTLSESFRYKTNLYKLREDRPIEPETFTQLVSTSLYEKRFGPYFVGPVVAGINSKSGKPFIAGFDLIGCIDEAKDFIVSGTASDQLFGMCESLYEPNLEADDLFETISQALLNAADRDALSGWGAVVYIIKKDKVIKKYLKTRQD; encoded by the coding sequence ATGTCTGACCCAAGTTCTATTAACGGTGGTATTGTAGTCGCTATGACTGGTAAAGATTGTGTCGCCATTGGATGCGACTTAAGACTTGGTTCGCAGTCATTAGGTGTCGCCAACAATTTCGAGAAAATCTTCCATTACGGACACGTATTTCTAGGATTAACAGGGCTAGCAACTGATGTGCTTACGCTTTCAGAAAGTTTCCGTTACAAAACTAATTTATACAAGTTGAGGGAGGACAGACCGATCGAGCCTGAAACTTTCACACAACTGGTATCTACATCCCTATATGAAAAGAGATTTGGTCCATATTTCGTAGGACCCGTAGTAGCTGGTATTAATTCTAAATCAGGGAAACCATTCATCGCAGGGTTTGACCTAATCGGATGTATTGATGAAGCCAAAGATTTCATTGTAAGTGGTACTGCTTCAGACCAGTTATTCGGTATGTGTGAGTCTTTGTACGAACCAAATCTAGAAGCTGACGATCTATTTGAGACGATATCACAAGCTCTACTTAATGCTGCAGACCGTGATGCATTGTCTGGTTGGGGTGCCGTGGTGTACATCATAAAGAAGGATAAAGTTATCAAGAAATACTTGAAGACAAGGCAAGATTGA
- the YEL1 gene encoding Arf family guanine nucleotide exchange factor YEL1 (weakly similar to uniprot|P34225 Saccharomyces cerevisiae YBL060W Hypothetical ORF), producing MGAFITPNKNQNHNRLMVGNEQSDPPIVESPKMTNIHAFINDADLQTADQMLKQTYRPLEYTQYANWLGAKENKRVLTEFLNLLRPWPTSLYLTLSKLSHGLYLIAEATPLDNILEELAAQWTDEHKDKVSHFQGNYRVCHIILFSLLILNSDLHNESFDYKFTVDQFIENTIYAIRYELKDMQLDEKLIKDDLRGYYNQILDIPFPLCQPRTFKEVSNKNDYSSTSNDSPSMNHSSMNPSPNERVSFSVSRKTSLFSLRPASSLLEKTTTSQSVLSSQSEWSQHVNATDFYVHQHEDDIFGKQNDSLWLVDHTLNFKVNKSTHSISEPCDSATHGIMKLFRRGNNLTHQQQRMENANRKMHRARVTVQKGSLELHLTKSKNKLSARSLTGPNGIFGTSIIQRFNLFGAFAELIGETIIDHTGASKPKCFQVEFADDQHHKSLIFECSSSKQCETFVDCINFWASRITPIPDSQFEMVSNQEYGWSGRILSEYQEDPNSFKVNPKIKVFHWEPLYGLDSLYTNFNVEESGKLNMDSQLLHWKIFVTKLAEWINEHNDIKPALIKIWTHNPNFDLIMDNWNAKYLYLNRQYHKHNEYLKAIEKSYENSDKFPIDK from the coding sequence ATGGGTGCGTTTATAACTCCTAATAAGAACCAGAATCATAACAGATTGATGGTAGGCAATGAACAGTCCGATCCACCAATAGTGGAATCTCCGAAGATGACGAATATCCATGCGTTTATTAACGATGCAGATCTACAAACGGCTGACCAGATGCTGAAACAGACTTACCGGCCCTTGGAATATACACAGTATGCGAATTGGTTAGGTGCAAAGGAGAATAAGCGCGTACTAACGGAATTTTTGAACCTTTTGAGACCTTGGCCGACTTCGTTGTATCTTACTCTATCAAAGCTATCCCATGGTCTTTATTTGATCGCAGAAGCTACTCCGCTAGACAATATTTTAGAAGAACTTGCTGCTCAATGGACCGATGAACATAAGGACAAGGTCTCACACTTTCAGGGGAACTATAGGGTCTGTCACATCATTTTGTTCTCTCTGTTGATCCTCAATTCTGATTTACACAATGAGTCTTTCGACTACAAATTTACAGTGGATCAATTCATTGAGAATACCATCTATGCTATCAGATATGAACTGAAAGATATGCAGCTAGATGAGAAACTCATAAAGGATGATTTACGTGGTTATTATAACCAAATTCTGGACATTCCATTTCCCTTGTGCCAACCGAGgactttcaaagaagtcAGCAACAAGAATGATTATTCTTCAACCTCAAATGATTCTCCTTCTATGAATCATTCTTCCATGAATCCCTCTCCCAATGAACGTGTGTCTTTTAGCGTATCCCGTAAGACTTCGCTTTTCTCTTTAAGACCAGCAAGTTCGCTTTTGGAAAAGACTACCACATCACAGTCGGTACTGTCTTCTCAATCAGAATGGTCTCAACACGTAAATGCAACCGATTTCTATGTTCATCAGCatgaagatgatatatTCGGTAAACAAAATGACTCTTTATGGTTGGTAGACCACACTTTAAACTTTAAGGTCAACAAGTCTACTCATTCTATATCAGAACCATGCGATAGCGCAACTCACGGGATAATGAAACTTTTCAGAAGAGGTAATAACCTAActcatcaacaacaaagaaTGGAAAATGCGAACAGAAAGATGCACAGAGCTAGAGTAACAGTTCAAAAAGGATCGCTTGAACTTCATTTAACAAAAAGTAAGAACAAACTTTCTGCAAGATCACTGACTGGACCGAATGGCATTTTTGGAACTTCTATTATCCAAAGATTTAATCTATTTGGTGCATTTGCGGAGCTCATTGGAGAAACAATCATTGATCATACGGGTGCATCAAAACCGAAATGTTTCCAAGTTGAATTTGCCGATGATCAGCATCACAAGAGTCTGATATTTGAATGTTCATCTTCCAAGCAATGTGAAACCTTCGTGGATTGCATAAATTTCTGGGCCAGTAGGATTACACCCATTCCGGATTCGCAATTTGAAATGGTATCTAATCAAGAATATGGATGGTCTGGAAGAATACTGTCTGAGTACCAAGAAGACCCTAACAGCTTCAAAGTGAACCCAAAAATTAAAGTTTTCCACTGGGAACCCTTGTATGGATTGGATTCCTTGTACACCAACTTCAACGTCGAAGAATCAGGTAAATTAAACATGGATTCACAGCTGCTAcattggaaaatttttgtTACAAAATTGGCAGAATGGATAAACGAACACAATGATATAAAACCAGCGTTAATCAAGATTTGGACGCATAATCCGAATTTTGATCTAATAATGGACAATTGGAACGCTAAATACCTATATTTGAACAGGCAGTACCATAAACATAACGAGTACCTCAAAGCTATAGAAAAAAGTTATGAGAATTCCGATAAATTTCCTATAGACAAATAG
- the TSC11 gene encoding TORC2 complex subunit TSC11 (similar to uniprot|P40061 Saccharomyces cerevisiae YER093C TSC11 Binding Protein of TOR Protein required for cell viability) produces MERFRSNSDLYRSRSNTNGTSNVPKRQNLVLSTSFVSTRRFDDGVPVPTSPLLTKHRSSTINTLKSEITQLEQEIDRQRKRKVDHARLKKSSNSNDIYVDKYSTNHLENHSMRLRANSEIRDIEINIKRLQEQLKLTKLKLKRSEAGAGDLITPSKPIQNINAQSNESISEGRDSDSDEQESEEIGHRLTPTKSIPTLVFQSDDMDHSSEHLSMNMLYESPTKETATWLISDHLQSLQDINASVDFILQKANGLVILLHKNPEIKEDLVITAFASTIQNLLLNSNQKIRSAGYRIVRYLILNENTIDFMTKLHIDVFITMSLGKDKAHQEEREQALKLTRRFIDFNAYGINKSITQAVVSCVELQDDALRIVAFETLIELTFIKPELIDECRAFPIIQAFILDPNTKNEELAISSMIEMLSYPQIRPYFIKNFHTGNLLSGFSDYQTKLTGSLDKVQRSVRVIVRILQDFNGLLLFALNDCQLLKQLIAFAQSPSLFKYIMNIFMISLRIKRNIPEKIDCSQIDQYVYLLISMMNNADFVNKIMKYSLAALPKLDSSTRDNTRLILAKNFDASMHLTTVITKFNNLKFPEKLDQYKLFHETFVFNNAVYSTRSKLATTNTQKMMLKSAGVMQLNSSKKNIDDVGFKKMVFDSKVLQTKNFSFWNWQVIGELCKSPLMNKKRLDELAKSTRFVRRMLVFYRPFRFRFTSVSLKDPMANTYVEVGCLFFRMLLSSNVGTKILADDTKLIPQIASVLYNNIQGHFVSDMLFTENALNEKLCSGYFKIIFGVFTENSSGMSFLEKWNVFTVINNMFSKKSSISIKYLMLALPELNFRFSRCKMFLNKALLDDREAIRILATETLGEKLQSLEEDEVKLEAYFIQLTCRQLYDLAPTVVAIADKILYDYCSTNVHPTKILQSSIKNCLDQLIFIGSPTLLKLMETSEGFQQLRGLNYTNKERINWKTFKNREFVFKVEQFLEQEISKPESTSKRSFPLHFYQYLCKSEEGANLLSKSDDIKDFVTVIKKHIINEQTDNDPPHSEEGIIKLTSCMWACGFIGATDYGINLLDKYSFVQDIVELANESQYTSIKNTAFYVLGLVSYTMEGREMLEEVGWESIMDTRGMPIGVCVPKNADTLLHWSDLGPIKIPPGDIQIEWDEVNEHNQNAASICNNELNSNIIVGDHEIPLDNLLEWERSETSVNPDQQEEDKQELERAIREISQTNESKLPDVFEDDKINNRILRIVSDMGNNILLNGAIKEITALQSKYGPSRFQSPEMFEQVYELLGEYRFKPSVRKFLLELFINTRAVENMIRNERRRKR; encoded by the coding sequence ATGGAAAGATTCAGAAGCAATTCGGACCTGTATAGATCACGATCTAATACAAATGGGACATCAAATGTTCCGAAAAGACAGAACCTTGTACTTTCTACctcatttgtttcaacaaGAAGGTTCGATGATGGGGTACCAGTTCCAACTAGTCCGCTTCTCACCAAGCATAGAAGCTCTACGATCAATACGTTGAAATCCGAGATTACTCAATTAGAACAAGAGATTGACCGTCAAAGGAAACGGAAAGTGGACCATGCGAGATTAAAGAAATCGTCTAATTCTAATGACATATACGTGGATAAATACTCCACTAATCATTTAGAGAATCATTCGATGAGACTTAGAGCCAACAGTGAAATTAGAGATATAGAAATCAACATAAAAAGGTTGCAAGAGCAGTTAAAGTTAACAaaactgaaattgaaaaggtCCGAGGCTGGAGCTGGTGATTTAATAACACCATCGAAGCCGATACAAAATATAAATGCACAATCGAATGAAAGTATTTCGGAAGGCCGAGATAGTGATTCAGATGAGCAAGAATCTGAGGAAATAGGTCATCGGTTAACTCCAACAAAAAGCATACCGACGTTGGTGTTTCAGTCTGATGATATGGATCACTCTTCAGAGCATTTATCTATGAACATGCTTTACGAATCACCAACGAAGGAAACCGCTACATGGCTCATATCTGATCATTTACAAAGCTTACAGGATATCAACGCTTCAGTGGACTTCATTTTACAGAAAGCAAATGGCTTGGTTATCTTACTACACAAGAATCcagaaataaaagaagatctCGTCATAACAGCATTTGCTTCAACGATACAAAATTTATTGTTGAATAGCAACCAAAAAATTCGTTCTGCCGGATACAGAATTGTAAGATACCTTATATTGAATGAGAACACTATAGATTTTATGACAAAATTGCACATAGATGTTTTTATTACAATGTCCCTTGGTAAAGATAAAGCCCATCAAGAAGAACGCGAACAAGCGCTCAAACTTACTAGGAGgttcattgatttcaatgCTTATGGTATAAATAAATCGATTACACAAGCAGTTGTAAGTTGCGTGGAGCTACAAGATGATGCACTACGGATTGTTGCATTTGAAACCCTTATAGAATTGACCTTCATTAAACCAGAACTAATAGACGAATGTCGGGCATTTCCAATAATTCAGGCTTTCATTCTAGATCCAAATACAAAAAATGAGGAGTTGGCTATCAGTTCCATGATCGAGATGCTATCATATCCGCAAATAAGACCCTACTTTATCAAAAACTTCCATACAGGAAATCTTCTCAGCGGATTCTCAGATTATCAAACAAAACTTACTGGCAGCTTAGATAAAGTTCAAAGATCAGTCAGAGTGATAGTTCGAATATTACAGGATTTTAATGGTTTACTTTTATTCGCTTTGAACGATTGCCAACTACTAAAGCAATTAATTGCCTTTGCGCAATCACCATCTCTATTCAAATACATTATGAACATATTTATGATATCTTTGCGAATTAAAAGAAACATACCGGAGAAAATTGACTGCTCACAAATAGACCAATACGTTTATCTCTTAATATCCATGATGAACAATGCTGATTTTGTTAACAAGATTATGAAATATTCGCTAGCAGCCTTACCAAAATTAGATTCAAGCACTAGGGATAATACTAGACTTATACTTGCCAAAAACTTTGACGCCTCAATGCACTTAACGACAGTGATAACAAAGTTCAATAACTTAAAATTTCCTGAGAAGCTTGACCAATATAAGCTATTCCATGAGacttttgttttcaacaatgCCGTTTATTCTACCAGAAGTAAACTCGCTACAACTAACACACAAAAGATGATGCTTAAATCTGCAGGAGTTATGCaattgaattcttcaaagaaaaacataGATGATGTTGGTTTCAAAAAGATggtttttgattcaaaagtACTTCAAACCAAgaatttcagtttttggAACTGGCAAGTAATAGGAGAATTATGCAAGAGTCCattgatgaacaaaaagagaCTAGATGAATTAGCAAAAAGCACTAGATTCGTTCGTAGAATGTTGGTGTTCTATCGTCCTTTTCGATTTAGATTTACTAgtgtttctttgaaggatcCTATGGCTAACACTTATGTAGAAGTGGGTTGTCTTTTCTTCCGCATGTTACTATCTAGTAACGTCGGCACCAAAATTCTGGCTGATGACACCAAGTTGATACCTCAAATCGCATCTGTGCTATATAACAACATTCAAGGCCATTTTGTTAGTGATATGCTATTTACTGAGAACGCATTGAACGAAAAGCTTTGTAGTGGTTATTTTAAGATAATTTTCGGGGTTTTCACAGAAAATTCCAGTGGTATGTCGTTCCTTGAGAAATGGAATGTATTCACTGTCATCAACAACATGTTTTCGAAGAAATCTAGCatttctatcaaatatCTAATGTTAGCACTTCCGGAATTGAACTTCCGATTTTCAAGATGTAAGATGTTCCTAAACAAGGCCCTACTAGATGATAGGGAAGCCATTAGGATTTTGGCAACAGAGACATTAGGAGAGAAATTACAGAGtttagaagaagatgaggtTAAACTAGAGGCGTATTTTATTCAACTGACTTGTAGGCAATTGTATGATTTGGCTCCGACCGTTGTTGCCATTGCGGATAAAATATTGTACGATTATTGTTCTACGAACGTACATCCAACTAAGATTCTCCAATCTTCTATAAAAAACTGCCTAGACCAGTTAATATTTATCGGTTCCCCAACTTTGTTAAAACTTATGGAAACAAGTGAAGGGTTTCAGCAGTTGAGAGGATTAAACTATACCAATAAGGAAAGAAtaaattggaaaacattcaaaaacaGGGAATTCGTCTTCAAAGTGGAGCAATTCCTAGAgcaagaaatatcaaagcCGGAAAGCACTTCAAAACGCAGCTTCCCCCTACACTTTTACCAATACCTTTGCAAGTCAGAGGAAGGTGCCAATCTTTTGAGTAAATCCGATGATATAAAAGATTTTGTCACGGTGATTAAGAAGCATATCATTAATGAACAAACGGATAACGATCCACCACATAGCGAAGAAGGAATAATTAAATTGACAAGTTGTATGTGGGCTTGTGGATTCATTGGTGCAACCGATTACGGTATCAATCTACTTGATAAGTATTCATTTGTGCAGGATATCGTTGAATTGGCCAACGAAAGTCAATATACAAGTATTAAGAACACTGCATTTTACGTATTGGGACTAGTTTCATATACCATGGAGGGGCGGGAAATGCTTGAAGAAGTCGGCTGGGAATCAATAATGGACACTCGAGGTATGCCAATTGGTGTATGTGTCCCAAAAAATGCCGATACATTGTTGCATTGGTCTGACCTTGGGCCTATCAAAATACCACCAGGAGACATTCAGATTGAATGGGATGAAGTGAATGAACACAATCAGAACGCGGCGTCTATATGTAACAATGAACTGAATTCGAACATTATAGTTGGGGACCATGAGATCCCTTTAGACAACTTATTGGAATGGGAAAGATCCGAGACGTCTGTGAATCCCGACCAGCAGGAAGAGGACAAACAAGAATTGGAACGAGCGATCCGAGAGATATCCCAAACAAATGAGTCGAAACTGCCAGATGTGTTTGAAGATGACAAGATCAACAATAGGATCCTAAGGATAGTAAGCGATATGGGCAACAATATCCTTCTGAATGGTGCGATCAAAGAGATAACTGCTCTCCAGTCCAAGTATGGGCCTAGTAGATTCCAAAGCCCAGAAATGTTTGAACAAGTTTATGAATTATTGGGAGAGTACCGATTCAAACCCTCAGTTCGAAAATTTTTGTTGGAACTGTTCATCAACACACGAGCCGTTGAGAACATGATACGGAACGAGaggagaagaaaaagataa
- the AIM11 gene encoding Aim11p (similar to uniprot|P87275 Saccharomyces cerevisiae YER093C-A Hypothetical ORF) has translation MSEVASVTDAQIEKFSLLYKERRKVQMMRFFGVTALTLISARLAFKGVASRKYIPTMFQLNHKPPPFSYKGEVVNALAYGTALSTGGFAMLGFGLCWIWDVSTLKELGNKLKELMGDGSEKDKLVSTNMDLDEDTQKVADALEAMLSTKK, from the exons ATGTCAGAAGTAGCCAGTGTAACAGATGCTCAAATCGAGaagttttctcttttgtaTAAAGAGAGAAGGAAAGTGCAGATGATGCGCTTCTTTGGTGTAACGGCTTTAACTTTGATCTCTGCTAGACTTGCGTTCAAAGGTGTCGCATCTCGTAAAT ATATTCCTACTatgtttcaattgaatcatAAGCCTCCCCCATTTTCATACAAAGGTGAAGTTGTCAATGCCTTGGCATATGGAACCGCATTATCCACTGGTGGATTTGCAATGCTTGGTTTTGGTCTATGCTGGATATGGGACGTTTCGACACTCAAGGAATTGGGAaataaattgaaggaacTTATGGGAGACGGTTCTGAAAAGGACAAGTTAGTTTCTACTAATATGGATCTTGACGAAGACACACAGAAGGTCGCAGATGCATTAGAAGCAATGCTTTCCACCAAGAAATAA